A stretch of Abyssogena phaseoliformis symbiont OG214 DNA encodes these proteins:
- a CDS encoding BolA family protein, which produces MSNMQQHLTEQLKTALSPSHLEVINESHNHSGPARESHFKLIVVSDYFNDLKLIERHRFINRLFKEEMSHIHALAMHTYTPDEWQMKNGAPDSPKCAGGSES; this is translated from the coding sequence ATGAGTAATATGCAACAACATTTGACCGAACAATTAAAAACAGCACTAAGCCCAAGTCATCTTGAGGTGATTAACGAGTCTCATAATCATTCTGGCCCTGCCAGGGAATCCCATTTTAAATTAATTGTCGTGAGTGATTATTTTAACGATTTAAAACTAATTGAAAGACATCGCTTTATTAACCGATTATTTAAAGAAGAGATGAGCCATATTCATGCATTGGCAATGCACACTTATACGCCTGATGAGTGGCAGATGAAAAATGGCGCACCAGATTCGCCTAAGTGTGCAGGCGGTTCAGAATCTTAA
- a CDS encoding peptidoglycan DD-metalloendopeptidase family protein yields MKKINVIVLLLLSNIALANINIENTPIPGGIAVIDFQSNHSNPKAFYGIVPVYTQHIKGQHWQALIGIPLLSKVGEKYITIKGLSAKKITFTVHEHHYKEQHITLTGKKRKYVNPNLKHMDRIKREHPILSKTRKLFSEKSLFNGQFIRPVKGVITSPFGLKRFYNGQPRRAHTGLDFAGNIGTPIHVPANGKVILIGHFFFNGNTVFIDHGQGLISVYIHMNKYSVKQGQLVKQGDKIGTIGQTGRATGAHLHWGVYLNQTTVNPNLLLGVSDEI; encoded by the coding sequence TTGAAAAAAATTAACGTTATCGTTTTGTTATTGTTATCCAATATTGCATTGGCAAATATCAACATTGAAAACACGCCCATACCTGGTGGCATTGCCGTGATTGATTTTCAAAGTAACCATTCAAATCCAAAGGCTTTTTATGGCATTGTTCCTGTCTATACTCAGCATATTAAAGGCCAACACTGGCAAGCATTGATAGGCATACCATTACTCTCAAAAGTGGGAGAGAAATATATCACTATTAAAGGTCTTTCCGCCAAAAAAATCACATTTACAGTACATGAACATCACTATAAAGAACAACACATCACCCTCACTGGCAAAAAGAGAAAATACGTCAATCCAAACCTTAAACACATGGATCGAATTAAACGTGAACACCCTATTTTGTCAAAAACTAGAAAGCTATTTTCTGAGAAATCTTTATTTAATGGTCAATTTATTCGACCTGTAAAAGGGGTTATTACCAGCCCCTTTGGGCTTAAGCGTTTCTATAATGGGCAACCACGCCGAGCACACACAGGGCTAGATTTTGCAGGCAATATAGGCACACCAATACACGTACCAGCAAATGGCAAAGTGATACTCATAGGGCATTTTTTCTTTAATGGCAATACCGTATTCATTGACCACGGACAAGGACTAATCAGTGTTTATATTCACATGAACAAATATTCAGTTAAACAAGGTCAGCTGGTTAAACAAGGGGATAAAATTGGCACCATTGGTCAAACTGGACGCGCAACAGGCGCTCATCTACACTGGGGTGTTTATCTTAACCAAACCACGGTTAATCCAAATTTATTACTCGGTGTGTCTGATGAAATCTGA
- the ispD gene encoding 2-C-methyl-D-erythritol 4-phosphate cytidylyltransferase, whose translation MPSHYYLIIPASGVGARMHSEKDGLDWQAKIPKQYLKLDNGLTILDQTLKTLLSINQIKGCVIAIADKDHLFNKSAFNNHPKLLTTVIGGKERVHSVLNALKALTNFAKDDDWVLVHDSARPCVKASEIINLMNQLKHHVTGGLLATKVVDTIKQANNNIVNITIDRSNLWQAQTPQIYRFGVLLKALNTAIKAGINITDEASAIEHLGLKSILVKSSKSNIKITNPEDLALANFYLTQHQKK comes from the coding sequence ATGCCTAGCCATTATTATTTAATCATTCCTGCTAGTGGTGTAGGTGCACGCATGCACTCTGAAAAGGACGGTCTTGATTGGCAAGCCAAAATTCCCAAACAATATCTAAAATTAGACAATGGATTAACCATACTTGACCAAACATTAAAAACCCTACTTAGTATTAATCAAATCAAAGGCTGTGTTATTGCCATTGCAGATAAAGACCATCTGTTTAACAAATCAGCATTTAACAACCACCCAAAGTTATTAACTACAGTCATTGGTGGTAAAGAGCGTGTACACTCTGTTCTTAATGCGCTGAAAGCACTCACAAACTTCGCCAAAGACGATGATTGGGTGTTGGTTCACGATAGTGCTCGCCCCTGTGTTAAGGCGTCAGAAATAATCAATTTAATGAACCAACTCAAACACCACGTAACTGGTGGACTACTTGCAACCAAGGTTGTTGACACCATTAAACAAGCTAACAACAATATTGTCAATATCACTATTGACAGATCAAATCTTTGGCAAGCCCAAACGCCACAAATATATCGTTTTGGCGTGTTATTAAAAGCCTTAAATACTGCCATCAAGGCTGGTATTAATATCACTGATGAGGCTAGTGCCATTGAGCACTTGGGGCTTAAGTCAATTTTGGTTAAGTCTAGTAAAAGCAATATCAAAATTACCAATCCAGAAGATTTAGCACTGGCAAACTTTTACTTAACTCAGCACCAAAAAAAATAA
- the xseA gene encoding exodeoxyribonuclease VII large subunit: MFNIDEIYTISSFLSLCNKTIENKIPTCWLQGEISNLARPASGHWYFSLKDSKTQVRCALFRLNQRHIKFGPENGMEVLVHAAPTLYEARGDFQLIIQHLEPVGVGNLNLAFEQLKNKLADEGLFDNIHKKPLPNIINTIGVISSSTGAVIRDIIKVLNKRYPFADILLFNSMVQGQGSVQTLTNALNAADQSGKCDVIIIARGGGSLEDLWAFNEEVLVRAIFKASTPIISAIGHETDTTITDFVADIRAPTPSAAAMLVTPDRLELLANADKLCTQLHQSYQQTLYDYQSDLNQLKLRIPSPNRQIAFFSQKLDHASINLNIHVKSALALNNAKLNSIFTTLKQHSPIETIKHAKVLNQVSFAQLKYQIKQIISTNNSALHLANEKLRKAMAALTDKHKTILSIQTNSLHHLSPLNTLSRGFSITTNTKNQVLSSTTNIKINQTIITQLTDGKLYSNIEKIEKN, translated from the coding sequence ATGTTCAATATTGATGAAATTTACACAATCTCTAGTTTTTTGTCCTTATGCAATAAAACCATTGAAAATAAAATCCCTACTTGTTGGCTGCAAGGGGAGATATCCAATTTAGCACGCCCAGCATCAGGTCATTGGTATTTTTCCCTCAAAGACAGTAAAACTCAAGTGCGCTGCGCTTTATTTCGGCTCAATCAGCGCCATATTAAGTTTGGCCCTGAAAATGGCATGGAAGTTTTAGTTCACGCCGCACCTACTTTGTACGAGGCACGGGGTGATTTTCAGCTCATCATCCAACATCTTGAACCTGTAGGTGTTGGTAATTTAAACCTTGCCTTTGAGCAACTAAAAAACAAGCTTGCTGATGAAGGTTTGTTTGACAACATTCATAAAAAACCACTACCTAATATTATTAATACCATTGGTGTTATTTCTTCATCAACAGGTGCTGTTATTCGGGATATTATTAAAGTACTGAACAAGCGCTATCCCTTTGCTGATATTTTATTATTTAATTCAATGGTTCAAGGTCAAGGCTCAGTGCAAACACTCACAAACGCTTTAAATGCGGCCGACCAATCAGGCAAGTGCGACGTTATTATTATTGCCAGAGGTGGTGGCTCATTAGAAGACTTATGGGCGTTTAATGAAGAAGTATTGGTAAGAGCAATCTTTAAAGCAAGCACGCCAATTATTAGCGCAATTGGTCATGAAACAGATACCACAATTACTGATTTTGTTGCTGATATTCGCGCACCCACACCAAGCGCTGCTGCCATGCTGGTCACACCTGATCGGCTAGAATTACTCGCCAATGCTGATAAGTTATGCACACAACTACATCAATCTTATCAGCAAACTTTGTATGATTATCAATCTGACCTTAATCAACTTAAATTAAGAATACCAAGCCCAAATAGGCAAATTGCTTTTTTTAGTCAAAAGCTTGACCATGCAAGCATCAATCTTAACATCCATGTAAAATCAGCACTTGCCTTAAATAATGCAAAACTTAACTCGATATTTACCACCTTAAAACAGCATTCCCCTATTGAAACTATTAAACATGCCAAAGTTTTAAACCAAGTATCTTTTGCTCAGCTCAAATACCAAATCAAGCAAATAATTAGTACCAATAATAGCGCCCTACATTTAGCAAACGAAAAACTGCGAAAGGCAATGGCCGCTTTGACCGATAAACACAAAACCATATTATCCATTCAAACCAACTCGCTTCATCATTTATCACCACTTAATACACTTTCGAGAGGGTTTAGCATTACCACTAACACAAAAAATCAAGTATTATCCTCAACAACTAATATTAAAATCAACCAAACCATTATCACTCAATTAACTGATGGAAAACTGTACTCTAATATTGAAAAAATTGAAAAAAATTAA
- a CDS encoding cell division protein FtsQ/DivIB, whose protein sequence is MKYKRRSRRKKSIYQPVFKLISIIVLLGFITWGIQNTHLSEFLKVDINWEIDKNLPVTQQALKQHILPLITETYQLNLHEIKHELERHPWVAEAEVSRLFWNFINIKISAQQISMRWKNKDCPNDTKTQICQGYISTKGGLFTPDKIIKSDAIIATSAHNKDIAKTLFDDYQTYQTIIKPMVITSVFKTNIDTLFIKPNIKVVLGYQKQQKRLKNFVKVYKKLRQSIAHAKLNRATFDMRYAKGFSLKL, encoded by the coding sequence ATGAAATATAAGCGTAGGAGTAGACGCAAAAAGTCTATTTATCAACCTGTATTTAAACTAATATCTATTATTGTTTTATTAGGGTTCATTACATGGGGCATACAAAATACCCACCTAAGTGAGTTCTTAAAAGTTGATATTAATTGGGAGATTGATAAAAATCTTCCAGTCACACAGCAGGCATTAAAACAACACATACTCCCCTTAATCACTGAAACGTACCAACTAAATTTACACGAAATTAAACACGAATTAGAACGCCATCCGTGGGTAGCAGAGGCAGAAGTAAGTCGTCTTTTTTGGAATTTTATCAATATCAAAATCAGTGCACAACAAATCAGTATGCGCTGGAAAAACAAAGACTGTCCGAATGATACCAAAACACAAATCTGCCAAGGTTATATCTCCACCAAGGGTGGGCTATTTACACCCGATAAAATAATCAAATCAGATGCCATTATTGCCACTTCAGCACATAATAAAGACATTGCAAAAACCCTATTTGATGATTACCAAACCTATCAAACCATTATCAAGCCAATGGTCATTACATCCGTCTTTAAAACTAATATTGATACTCTTTTTATTAAGCCTAATATTAAAGTCGTATTAGGCTACCAAAAACAGCAAAAACGACTCAAAAACTTTGTTAAAGTCTATAAAAAATTAAGACAATCAATTGCGCACGCTAAACTCAATCGTGCTACATTTGATATGCGCTACGCTAAAGGATTTAGCCTCAAGCTTTAG
- the ispF gene encoding 2-C-methyl-D-erythritol 2,4-cyclodiphosphate synthase, with protein sequence MKIKTGLGQDSHTFCDTNKPLVLAGVVFDYPKSLNANSDGDVVFHSITNAISSITGVNVLGAKADALCKQGVVDSAEYLKLAFHNLKHWKIQHIAISIECLHPKISPMIEKMKFSISKLLDIVSEDVGITATTGEGLTESGKGNGIQVFSIITVTK encoded by the coding sequence ATGAAAATCAAAACTGGACTAGGACAAGACTCCCACACATTTTGTGATACGAATAAACCACTTGTTTTAGCGGGTGTTGTGTTCGATTATCCAAAAAGCCTTAATGCTAATAGTGATGGTGATGTGGTTTTTCATTCAATTACGAATGCGATTTCTTCTATTACTGGAGTTAACGTATTGGGCGCTAAAGCAGATGCTTTATGCAAACAAGGTGTGGTTGATAGTGCTGAGTATTTAAAGTTGGCGTTTCATAATTTGAAGCATTGGAAAATTCAACATATTGCTATTTCCATTGAGTGTTTACACCCTAAAATTTCACCCATGATTGAAAAAATGAAGTTTAGTATTTCTAAATTACTGGATATTGTATCCGAAGATGTGGGTATTACCGCTACCACTGGCGAAGGACTAACTGAGTCTGGCAAAGGTAATGGTATTCAAGTTTTTAGTATTATTACGGTAACAAAATAA
- a CDS encoding RDD family protein, translating into MKSDVSLLRRLGAISYDIFLAFSLVFFVTGVVIIIFFNEEVPNGDAFFYVITIPMTYLYFTWSWVKGRQTLGMKAWKFQIKQINGNNITHKQAFIRLISATFSFAVFGLGFLCQLLDKDNRAMHDKISNTILIKN; encoded by the coding sequence ATGAAATCTGATGTGTCTTTATTGCGTAGGCTCGGTGCTATATCGTATGATATTTTCTTAGCATTTTCTTTGGTATTTTTTGTTACTGGTGTTGTTATTATTATTTTTTTCAACGAAGAAGTGCCAAATGGTGATGCTTTCTTTTATGTAATAACAATACCAATGACTTATCTATACTTTACTTGGTCGTGGGTTAAAGGTAGGCAAACATTAGGCATGAAGGCTTGGAAGTTTCAAATTAAACAAATAAATGGTAATAATATTACCCACAAGCAAGCATTTATTCGACTCATTAGCGCAACATTCTCTTTTGCCGTTTTTGGCTTGGGGTTTTTATGTCAACTACTTGATAAAGACAATAGAGCAATGCACGACAAAATTTCTAACACCATTTTAATAAAAAATTGA
- a CDS encoding D-alanine--D-alanine ligase, which yields MIAVLMGGNSAERAVSLKSGEAVYQALISQNIDCFKFDWYKDNLSKLWQQEFDQAFIVLHGRGGEDGYIQKQLESRGIRYTGSGSNASHNGMDKARTKMIWRQHNLTLAPSIVASINQPIESIDFPLPWAVKPTLEGSSIGISKVDSQIQLDDALTLAWQYNPHALVEQWIEGDEYTVAILGDKALPVVKIMTDQGFYDYESKYHSNETQYSCPCGLNPSQEQALQAIALEAFFAISAKGWGRVDFIINQHNKPYLLEINTVPGMTSNSLVPMAAKAMDMSFDQLVVAIIDEI from the coding sequence ATGATTGCAGTGCTAATGGGTGGAAATTCAGCAGAAAGAGCGGTTTCTCTTAAAAGTGGCGAGGCTGTTTATCAAGCGCTAATCAGCCAAAATATTGATTGCTTTAAATTTGATTGGTACAAAGATAACTTGTCAAAACTTTGGCAACAAGAATTTGACCAAGCCTTTATTGTTTTGCATGGTCGTGGCGGTGAAGACGGATATATTCAAAAACAACTAGAAAGCCGAGGCATTCGTTATACAGGATCTGGCTCAAATGCTAGCCATAATGGCATGGATAAAGCACGTACTAAAATGATCTGGAGGCAGCACAACCTTACACTTGCACCCTCTATTGTTGCAAGCATTAATCAACCTATTGAATCTATTGACTTTCCACTACCTTGGGCAGTTAAACCCACCCTAGAAGGCTCTAGCATTGGCATTAGTAAAGTTGATAGTCAAATACAATTAGATGATGCACTAACACTTGCTTGGCAATACAACCCACATGCTTTAGTTGAGCAATGGATTGAAGGTGATGAATACACAGTGGCAATTTTGGGCGACAAAGCCTTGCCCGTTGTGAAAATTATGACTGACCAAGGTTTTTACGATTATGAATCAAAATACCACTCGAATGAGACCCAATACTCATGTCCTTGTGGTTTAAACCCATCCCAAGAGCAAGCATTACAAGCCATTGCGCTTGAAGCATTTTTTGCTATTAGTGCCAAAGGATGGGGGCGAGTAGATTTCATTATTAATCAACACAACAAACCTTATTTATTAGAGATTAATACCGTCCCAGGCATGACATCAAACTCATTAGTACCCATGGCAGCAAAAGCAATGGACATGAGCTTTGATCAACTAGTCGTGGCAATTATTGATGAAATATAA
- a CDS encoding cell division protein FtsB: protein MSIKAFIQSAKGQKKKPNKLFGFFYNYQITIILLVLLITLIRQSFLANNFPFVLYDKQQIINQNISVNQTLDEKNKQLSIGLKAESEANMEILESIARYKFGLLKEGERYYQISQSTPNQNKP, encoded by the coding sequence TTGAGCATCAAAGCATTTATACAGTCTGCCAAAGGGCAGAAAAAAAAGCCAAATAAGTTATTTGGCTTTTTTTATAACTATCAAATAACAATTATTCTTTTAGTGTTGTTAATCACCCTTATTCGTCAAAGCTTTTTGGCTAATAATTTTCCTTTCGTACTGTATGATAAACAGCAAATCATTAACCAAAATATTTCAGTCAATCAAACACTTGATGAAAAAAATAAGCAGCTGTCAATTGGGCTTAAAGCTGAATCAGAAGCCAATATGGAAATTTTGGAATCTATTGCTAGATACAAATTTGGATTGCTTAAAGAAGGTGAAAGGTACTATCAAATTAGTCAATCAACACCCAATCAAAATAAGCCTTAG
- a CDS encoding CDP-6-deoxy-delta-3,4-glucoseen reductase, producing MFTIENQVSGRVFQTEGKDNILNDALAHGLNFPYGCQKGFCGKCKATIIEGEVDYEGEIPSGITPEEVAEGMALLCQCRAKSDVALVVAELDSVADIEVRTLPCKVQSINHLNHDVAQVFLKIPGSESLQYLAGQYIDLIHPDFEPRAFSIANAPSNTSLIELHVRLIEDGKFTNFVFNELQEKSLLKIEGPKGDFYFREKSEKPIILVAGGTGFGPVKAMVEHAIETKSRRAIHIYWGARDEKDLYTDLPEQWAKSHENISFIPVLSQANSAWKGRTGYVHESVLADFEHLVDYEVYACGPPAMVKATADTFVKRGMFKEDFFSDAFEFAFEGSTL from the coding sequence ATGTTTACAATTGAAAATCAAGTCAGTGGTAGAGTTTTCCAAACTGAGGGTAAAGACAATATTCTAAATGATGCATTGGCTCATGGGTTAAATTTTCCTTATGGTTGTCAGAAAGGTTTTTGTGGCAAATGCAAGGCGACTATTATTGAAGGCGAGGTTGATTATGAAGGTGAGATACCTTCTGGCATCACTCCAGAAGAAGTGGCAGAAGGCATGGCTTTATTGTGCCAATGCAGAGCTAAATCTGATGTTGCTTTGGTGGTGGCTGAGTTAGACAGTGTTGCAGATATTGAAGTGAGAACCTTGCCTTGTAAGGTGCAAAGCATCAATCATCTTAACCATGATGTGGCACAAGTATTTTTAAAAATTCCTGGTTCTGAGTCGTTGCAATATTTAGCAGGGCAGTATATTGATTTAATCCATCCTGATTTTGAGCCCCGTGCTTTTTCCATTGCTAATGCACCTAGTAATACGAGCTTGATTGAGCTCCATGTACGTTTAATTGAAGATGGTAAATTTACCAACTTTGTCTTTAATGAGTTGCAAGAGAAGTCACTACTTAAAATTGAAGGACCAAAGGGAGATTTTTATTTTAGAGAGAAAAGCGAAAAACCCATTATTTTAGTGGCTGGTGGCACAGGTTTTGGTCCTGTAAAAGCCATGGTTGAGCATGCAATTGAAACCAAATCTAGGCGAGCTATCCATATTTATTGGGGCGCAAGAGATGAGAAGGATTTGTATACTGATTTGCCTGAACAGTGGGCTAAAAGCCATGAAAATATTAGTTTTATTCCTGTATTATCACAAGCGAACAGTGCTTGGAAAGGAAGAACAGGCTATGTGCACGAAAGCGTATTGGCTGATTTTGAGCATTTAGTCGATTATGAAGTTTATGCTTGTGGTCCGCCAGCAATGGTTAAGGCCACAGCAGATACATTTGTGAAGCGAGGCATGTTTAAAGAAGATTTCTTTTCTGATGCTTTTGAATTTGCTTTTGAGGGTAGTACGTTATGA
- a CDS encoding lytic transglycosylase: MLFTACEGTTVSTIVIKVAPKPVQINTSDLVVEKDLWRYIANRYTLNAPSQKELFWHIDWFKKNPDYLIRVTKRAQPYLHLVKTEVERAGLPIEIALLPIVESAYYPFSYSHGTASGLWQFIPSTGKLYGLQNNWWYDARRDVLASTKAAVRYLKNLNKLFKGDWLLAIAAYNSGPGRVQKAIAKNKQQGRPTDFWHLDLPKETRGYVPRLLAVAQLIKHPERYGQIITTVSNTPQIQAIKLDSQFDLALISEWAQLDLEQLYTLNPGLKRWATPSKGSYNLLLPIDKIVTFKKNLAKHPKEARMKWVRHQINQGDSLSKIAHQFNTTISQIKSVNNLHGNVVKVGKYLIVPISQKNAQYYSLSEAQREVQRMNAKKTGIKIVHTVVSGDSLWLIARQYNTHVDSIIKWNHITKTKPLQVGKKLVLWQPNSTKPKDLSKLVNAGINIDRKVTYYVKSGDNLSTIAHKFGVRVSQIRQWNQLTAKKPLQPKQKLTIIVNVVNSNMK; this comes from the coding sequence TTGCTGTTTACTGCTTGTGAGGGTACGACAGTTTCAACGATTGTTATAAAAGTAGCGCCAAAACCAGTTCAAATTAATACTAGCGACTTGGTTGTCGAAAAAGACCTCTGGCGTTATATTGCTAATCGCTATACGTTAAACGCACCTAGCCAAAAAGAATTGTTCTGGCATATTGACTGGTTTAAAAAAAATCCTGATTATTTAATTCGTGTTACCAAGCGTGCACAACCTTATTTGCATTTAGTGAAAACAGAAGTAGAGCGTGCTGGATTGCCCATTGAAATTGCCTTGTTGCCCATTGTTGAGTCGGCTTATTATCCATTTTCTTATTCGCATGGCACAGCTTCAGGTTTGTGGCAGTTTATTCCTTCGACTGGAAAGCTATACGGCTTGCAAAACAACTGGTGGTATGATGCACGTCGTGATGTGCTAGCTTCAACTAAGGCGGCTGTTAGGTATTTGAAAAACCTTAATAAACTATTTAAGGGAGATTGGCTATTGGCAATTGCTGCTTATAATTCAGGCCCTGGGCGCGTACAAAAAGCCATTGCTAAAAACAAACAACAAGGAAGGCCAACTGATTTTTGGCACCTAGACTTGCCAAAAGAAACCAGAGGCTATGTGCCAAGATTGTTGGCAGTGGCGCAACTCATTAAGCACCCTGAAAGATACGGGCAAATAATCACAACAGTTAGTAACACACCTCAAATACAAGCCATTAAGCTTGATTCGCAATTTGATTTGGCATTAATTTCTGAATGGGCACAATTAGATTTAGAACAATTGTATACTTTAAATCCAGGGCTCAAACGCTGGGCAACGCCAAGTAAGGGTAGTTATAATTTATTATTGCCGATTGATAAAATCGTAACTTTTAAGAAGAATTTAGCCAAACATCCCAAAGAGGCCAGAATGAAATGGGTGCGTCATCAAATTAACCAAGGCGATAGTTTAAGCAAGATTGCTCATCAATTCAATACCACAATAAGCCAAATTAAGAGTGTGAACAATTTGCATGGCAATGTGGTTAAAGTAGGTAAGTATTTGATTGTGCCAATTTCACAAAAAAATGCCCAGTATTATTCATTGTCAGAAGCACAAAGAGAAGTGCAAAGAATGAATGCGAAAAAAACAGGTATTAAAATAGTTCATACCGTTGTTAGTGGCGATAGTTTATGGCTTATCGCCAGACAGTACAATACTCATGTAGATAGCATCATAAAGTGGAACCATATTACCAAAACCAAACCACTTCAAGTGGGAAAAAAATTGGTATTATGGCAGCCCAATTCAACCAAACCTAAAGACTTATCAAAGCTAGTCAATGCGGGTATAAATATCGATAGAAAGGTTACCTATTACGTTAAAAGCGGTGATAATTTGTCAACCATTGCACATAAATTTGGGGTGCGTGTTAGTCAGATTAGGCAATGGAACCAATTGACAGCTAAAAAACCACTACAGCCCAAACAAAAATTAACTATCATTGTTAATGTTGTTAACTCTAATATGAAATAA
- the murC gene encoding UDP-N-acetylmuramate--L-alanine ligase → MKDLRMVFKSRMHNIHFVGIGGSGMSGIAEVLHNLGYNVSGSDINPNKITDRLEEMGCKIYHKHHQNNIKNAQAIVVSSAIKNNNPEVIKAHQLNIPIVPRAEMLAELMRFRFGIAIAGTHGKTTTTSIITHILNTAELDPTYIIGGILNSSGINAKLGESDYLIAEADESDASFLHLQPMLSVITNVDYDHMATYGNDYQNLKDAFVSFSANLPFYGTCVMCIDDEGVNEILNDIHRPIITYGFKDGADIQAINVEQVSMQMHFDVIYDKYTKPFPIKLNLIGRHNILNTLAAIGICCELDIDIDIIQKALANFSGVARRLDHHGKLNINNTQVSLFDDYGHHPKEISAVFKSIKDTYQDRRLVVIFQPHRYSRTRDLFDDFARTLSSADALILLDIYPAQEKPIARINSSTLADAIRKRSGLEPVVIKNPQEILTVLPNIINNNDVLLTLGAGDIHTLPDLLKSNYA, encoded by the coding sequence ATGAAGGATTTGCGCATGGTGTTTAAGTCTAGAATGCATAATATTCATTTTGTTGGTATTGGTGGTTCGGGTATGAGTGGCATTGCTGAAGTGCTTCATAACCTTGGTTATAACGTGTCTGGATCAGACATTAACCCTAACAAAATCACTGATAGATTAGAAGAAATGGGTTGCAAAATTTATCATAAACATCATCAAAATAATATAAAAAATGCACAAGCAATCGTTGTATCTAGTGCGATTAAGAATAACAATCCAGAAGTAATCAAGGCACATCAACTTAACATTCCAATTGTGCCTCGCGCAGAGATGCTAGCAGAATTAATGCGCTTTAGATTTGGCATCGCGATTGCAGGCACTCATGGGAAGACAACAACTACCAGTATTATCACTCACATACTCAATACGGCTGAACTTGACCCAACCTATATTATTGGCGGGATATTAAATTCAAGCGGGATTAATGCCAAACTAGGTGAAAGCGATTATTTAATTGCTGAGGCGGATGAATCTGATGCTTCATTCTTGCACTTACAACCCATGTTAAGCGTTATCACCAACGTTGATTATGACCATATGGCAACTTATGGCAATGACTACCAAAACCTAAAAGATGCCTTTGTCAGTTTTAGTGCTAATTTACCATTTTATGGCACTTGTGTTATGTGTATAGATGATGAAGGTGTGAATGAAATATTGAATGATATTCATCGTCCAATTATCACTTATGGTTTTAAGGATGGTGCTGATATTCAAGCTATTAATGTAGAACAAGTGAGTATGCAAATGCACTTTGATGTTATTTATGATAAATATACAAAGCCATTCCCTATCAAGCTAAATCTAATTGGCAGGCATAATATTCTTAATACATTAGCAGCGATTGGTATTTGCTGTGAGCTTGATATTGATATTGATATTATTCAAAAAGCATTGGCTAATTTTTCTGGTGTTGCTAGACGACTTGACCATCATGGAAAATTAAATATCAACAATACCCAAGTATCTTTGTTTGATGATTATGGTCATCATCCAAAAGAAATTAGCGCTGTGTTCAAGTCTATTAAAGACACTTATCAAGATAGACGTTTGGTGGTTATTTTCCAACCACACCGCTATTCTCGTACGCGTGATTTGTTTGATGATTTTGCTCGTACACTCAGTAGTGCCGATGCACTCATATTGCTAGACATATATCCAGCCCAAGAAAAACCCATTGCCCGTATTAATTCTTCCACCTTGGCTGATGCAATTAGAAAGCGTTCTGGCTTAGAACCAGTGGTGATAAAAAATCCACAAGAAATTTTAACTGTGCTACCTAACATTATTAATAATAACGATGTATTATTAACTCTAGGTGCGGGTGATATTCACACTCTACCTGATTTGCTAAAATCCAACTATGCTTAA